Proteins from one Pirellulales bacterium genomic window:
- a CDS encoding transcription termination/antitermination NusG family protein codes for MAFVLSHTTIYPDDLLDDFCAVETERRWWVAYTKVRQEKRLAEDLACREVPFYLPLIERRYMYRGRRLRSQEPLFGSYIFLFADQHERAQSLATKRIVHLLPVIDGRRLHNDLVQVQRLIAADVPLTIESQLRPGRRVRVRHGCFAGIEGIIEARCRQTRLIVAVTFLQQGVSVELDDAMLEPI; via the coding sequence ATGGCGTTCGTTCTTAGTCACACCACCATTTATCCTGACGACCTTCTTGATGATTTCTGCGCGGTCGAGACAGAGCGTCGCTGGTGGGTGGCCTACACCAAGGTCCGCCAAGAAAAGCGATTGGCCGAAGATCTCGCCTGCCGCGAGGTGCCGTTTTATCTGCCGCTGATCGAACGGCGGTACATGTATCGCGGTAGACGCTTGCGATCCCAAGAGCCCCTTTTCGGCAGCTATATCTTCCTGTTTGCCGACCAACACGAGCGGGCGCAAAGCCTCGCTACTAAACGCATTGTGCATTTACTGCCGGTGATCGATGGCCGGCGTTTGCATAACGATCTCGTGCAGGTGCAGCGGCTCATCGCCGCCGATGTGCCCTTGACGATCGAGTCGCAATTGCGGCCCGGACGACGCGTTCGCGTGCGGCACGGATGTTTCGCCGGCATCGAGGGAATTATCGAAGCGCGCTGCCGCCAAACGAGGCTAATTGTCGCCGTCACCTTCTTGCAGCAGGGCGTTTCAGTCGAGCTGGACGATGCCATGCTCGAACCGATCTGA